One segment of Fusarium falciforme chromosome 13, complete sequence DNA contains the following:
- a CDS encoding MYND-type zinc finger protein samB: MALACTVCKKTSAETSIKRCGKCTDTPYCSRECQKADWKVHKKICGKSTTPQSPLSDSPPSPSRPVLSPPKGLDKGIPDPFTRLDNNTWLHGRSETDVYRLLLEAYRLRTEDDYTMEGDVDLDSLYAGNPDGLPGFRRFLSAAERRAGLLPEWWNAEKRRNCEMFGMDEDVWQNLKCAIEKSDIIEHYGDPQFPMQLRMFAEAALQRGPGGQSGTPMRKLMVAREQGNLGDMKMSTIDNTTGNITHYS; this comes from the coding sequence atggccctCGCCTGCACTGTTTGCAAGAAAACCTCAGCGGAAACAAGCATCAAACGCTGCGGCAAATGCACCGACACGCCGTACTGCTCTCGAGAATGCCAAAAGGCTGATTGGAAAGTCCATAAAAAAATCTGCGGAAAATCCACCACTCCCCAATCTCCTCTGTCCGACTCTCCACCGAGCCCTTCACGACCGGTATTATCCCCACCCAAAGGTCTCGACAAAGGCATCCCTGACCCATTCACGCGCCTCGACAACAATACCTGGCTGCATGGCCGCTCGGAAACGGACGTGTACAGACTGCTCCTCGAAGCATATCGTCTCAGGACGGAGGATGACTACACCATGGAAGGCGATGTGGACCTTGATAGTTTGTACGCTGGGAACCCCGATGGACTCCCTGGCTTTCGGCGGTTTTTGAGCGCTGCTGAACGTCGCGCTGGTCTACTTCCTGAATGGTGGAACGCGGAAAAGCGAAGGAACTGCGAGATGTTTGGTATGGACGAGGATGTGTGGCAGAACCTCAAGTGCGCTATTGAGAAGAGCGATATTATCGAACATTACGGTGATCCTCAATTCCCCATGCAGCTGCGCATGTTTGCCGAAGCTGCTCTTCAGCGCGGGCCGGGAGGTCAGAGTGGAACGCCCATGAGAAAGTTGATGGTTGCTAGGGAGCAGGGAAACTTGGGAGATATGAAGATGTCCACGATCGACAACACGACGGGGAACATCACCCACTACAGTTAG
- a CDS encoding RING-type domain-containing protein, protein MSSNAGNSTQPNDYDASTLGLPIPHLVVFVVIIAIAFVFLILHLVKGRSISRQPRRDVESAKGTSRESIDAQTLNEANPSQKYKQVDGFNRQATCASAQSSSAEVCVICLEVLVDGDNVRRLKCKHLFHMSCIDSWFQKHHVDCPLCKSIFIPNREGNPGPAEAR, encoded by the exons ATGAGCTCCAATGCAGGCAACTCGACTCAGCCAAACGACTACGATGCCTCAACGCTAGGGTTGCCTATACCGCACCTGGTGGTAtttgtcgtcatcatcgccataGCCTTCGTGTTCCTGATTCT CCATCTGGTGAAAGGCCGAAGTATTTCTCGCCAACCTAGGAGAGACGTCGAGAGCGCAAAAGGGACATCGAGGGAGTCAATCGATGCACAAACGCTAAATGAAGCCAATCCCTCACAGAAGTACAAGCAGGTCGACGGCTTCAACAGGCAGGCAACCTGTGCTTCAGCCCAGTCCAGCTCAGCTGAGGTCTG TGTAATCTGCCTCGAAGTCCTAGTAGATGGAGACAACGTCCGACGATTGAAATGCAAACACTTGTTTCATATGAGCTGCATCGACTCTTGGTTCCAAAAACACCATGTCGACTGCCCATTGTGCAAGTCGATATTTATTCCAAACAGAGAAGGTAATCCAGGACCAGCAGAAGCTCGTTAG